In Populus trichocarpa isolate Nisqually-1 chromosome 7, P.trichocarpa_v4.1, whole genome shotgun sequence, the following proteins share a genomic window:
- the LOC18101120 gene encoding casein kinase II subunit alpha-2 yields MAIRPFLLQQKLTTILNRQRQKKKNNINKTLFSSLLFIRNNNNNNNNNNNPFLFSSPQSSSISTLLRQFASSTTAFSHQKQGQQEIQHRLPHRFRSLVPPPDTLAQKIGKSIRRPGAPSKARVYADINVIRPKDYWDYESLTVQWGEQDDYEVVKKVGRGKYSEVFEGVHCTDNEKCIIKILKPVKKKKIKREIKILQNLCGGPNIVKLLDIVRDQQSKTPSLIFEYVNNTDFKVLYPTLSDFDIRYYIYELLKALDYCHSQGIMHRDVKPHNVMIDHEQRKLRLIDWGLAEFYHPGKEYNVRVASRYFKGPELLVDLQDYDYSLDLWSLGCMFAGMIFRKEPFFYGHDNYDQLVKIAKVLGTDELNAYLNRYRIELDLHLAALVGRHSRKPWSKFINVDNQHLAVPEAVDFLDKLLRYDHQERPTAKEAMAHPYFYPIRNAESSRTRT; encoded by the exons ATGGCCATAAGGCCTTTTTTGCTACAGCAAAAACTCACAACAATCTTGAATCGTCAAcgacagaagaagaagaacaatatcaacaaaaccctcttttcttctcttttatttattcgcaataataataataataataataataataataatccttttctcttctcttctcctcaatCATCATCCATTTCTACTCTCTTACGTCAATTCGCTTCTTCAACCACTGCCTTCTCTCACCAAAAACAAGGACAACAAGAGATACAACACCGTCTTCCTCACCGATTTAGGTCTTTGGTGCCTCCTCCGGACACGCTGGCTCAGAAAATTGGCAAATCGATTCGCCGTCCTGGCGCTCCTTCCAAGGCTAGGGTTTATGCTGATATCAATGTGATCCGTCCTAAAGACTATTGGGACTACGAGTCTCTAACTGTTCAATGGGG GGAGCAGGATGATTATGAGGTGGTAAAGAAGGTTGGGAGGGGGAAATACAGTGAAGTTTTCGAGGGAGTGCATTGCACGGATAATGAAAAATGCATAATTAAGATTCTCAAACccgtgaagaaaaagaaa ATTAAGAGAGAGATTAAAATACTGCAGAATCTCTGTGGAGGACCAAATATTGTGAAGTTGCTTGATATTGTTAGAGATCAACAATCAAAGACTCCAAGTCTCATTTTTGAATATGTGAATAATACTGATTTTAAAGTGCTTTATCCGACACTTTCAGACTTTGATATTAGGTATTACATCTACGAGCTTCTGAAG GCATTGGATTATTGCCACTCACAAGGTATCATGCATCGAGATGTGAAGCCTCATAATGTCATGATTGATCATGAGCAGAGGAAACTTCGTCTGATAGATTGGGGGCTTGCAGAATTTTATCACCCTGGGAAAGAATACAATGTTCGTGTTGCTTCAAG ATACTTTAAAGGCCCTGAACTTCTTGTCGATCTGCAAGACTATGACTATTCTTTGGACTTGTGGAGCCTTGGTTGTATGTTTGCTGGAATG ATATTCCGTAAGGAGCCATTCTTCTATGGGCATGATAATTATGATCAGCTGGTCAAAATAGCTAAG GTACTTGGAACAGATGAGCTGAATGCCTATTTGAATAGGTATCGCATAGAGTTAGATCTGCATCTTGCTGCACTTGTTGGGAG gCATAGCCGGAAACCGTGGTCAAAGTTTATTAATGTTGACAATCAACATTTGGCAGTTCCTGAG GCTGTTGACTTCCTCGACAAGTTGCTGCGATATGATCACCAAGAAAGGCCAACTGCAAAAGAAGCTATG GCCCATCCATACTTCTATCCAATTAGAAATGCAGAAAGCAGCAGAACTCGTACCTAG
- the LOC18101121 gene encoding uncharacterized protein LOC18101121: protein MDQVKATAAFVANRSSHVVVDSAGLEKVVENIQDKIPKIEWDFEGIHYFDNGPLTVQYLFVLDTLNFCFWPDKNLNYDDLASGLKEALENDKSVFDADHLQKITGLQLRNLLKWPRPLPLEDERVRLLHEVGFELERSFGGKASNLVESCGRSAAKLVATIASHFPGFRDHSVYKGHQIFLYKRAQIFAADLYGAFKGQGYGEFDDISSITIFADYIVPAMLRKLGVLKYSSTLASIIESNKEIVSGSEEEVELRACSIYAVEKMRDLISVKLGKQVLSVELDLWLWAYGVQNPSLPYHRTLSIYY from the exons ATGGACCAGGTCAAAGCAACCGCTGCCTTCGTCGCCAACCGCTCCTCTCACGTTGTTGTCGACTCTGCAG GGTTAGAGAAAGTAGTGGAGAATATTCAAGATAAGATTCCGAAAATAGAGTGGGATTTTGAAGGGATTCATTATTTTGACAACGGACCTCTCACCGTTCAGTACCTCTTTGTTTTGGACACGCTCAATTTTTGCTTTTGGCCTg acaAGAACTTAAATTATGATGATTTGGCTTCGGGGTTAAAGGAGGCTTTGGAAAATGACAAATCTGTATTTGATGCTGATCATCTGCAAAAAATCACCG GTCTTCAATTACGCAACTTGTTAAAGTGGCCCCGACCACTTCCTCTGGAGGACGAACGAGTTCGTCTGCTGCATGAG GTTGGTTTTGAGCTGGAAAGAAGTTTTGGGGGTAAAGCATCGAATCTAGTGGAGTCCTGTGGGAGATCAGCTGCAAAGCTTGTTGCCACTATAGCCAGTCACTTTCCTG GCTTTCGAGACCACTCTGTTTACAAAGGCCACCAGATATTCTTGTATAAAAGAGCTCAGATATTTGCTGCTGATCTATATGGTGCTTTCAAAGGCCAAGGATATGGAGAATTCGATGACATTAGCTCCATCACTATATTTGCAGACTATATTGTCCCAGCTATGCTGCGGAAGCTTGGTGTGCTAAAATATAGTTCAACCCTTGCCAGCATAATTGAGTCTAATAAAGAAATAGTTTCAGGAAGTGAGGAGGAAGTTGAATTACGAGCCTGTTCCATATATGCTGTGGAGAAAATGAGGGACCTGATTAGTGTAAAATTAGGAAAACAG GTGCTGAGTGTGGAGTTGGACCTATGGCTCTGGGCTTACGGTGTTCAAAATCCATCTCTTCCATACCATCGGACACTCTCGATATATTATTGA